A single genomic interval of Deltaproteobacteria bacterium harbors:
- a CDS encoding mucoidy inhibitor MuiA family protein, which translates to MKILSFVSILIILSLPTLSLSADLKRIAAPARITAVTVYADRALTTRSATLPLKPGSYLIAFESLPVLIQDDSVRVEGKGSGGANIVGMEVKRAFLEQSGEKRVKELDEEIRALELRSGALDAKKAGLSSQKAFMESIRVAWGDRISKELAIGRPTAAELLDASNFVGTGVTRAEELTREVELEKKNIRDKIDALRRQRDESTGSRRKEAKSVEVMVEIAREGNLTLDLATVISQAGWQPSYDVRLSPDAKTAELTFRAMVRQQTGEDWKNIDLTLSTARPAAGGAPPELYPWRISFFRPQPSPPAAIMMAAPAAAVRARKSARMPTESFRSDDVLAEEAADFVTAQISDEQSSVAFHIPRSLDIPADGARHGTVVAIEQLPVNMEYLALPKLAPYVFLKSEIVNRAAYPLLPGKVNTFTGNTYTGSSQLKKIAAGEKFDLFFGTDDQVTVKREELKQRKEAGMFSKNRVSYRYRIELGNFRKEPLTVTLRDQLPVAGDEEIKVTLDEPSLKPEEIKSDGAVTWKMPLQAGEKKELTFGIVVEYPKDREITGL; encoded by the coding sequence ATGAAGATTCTGAGCTTCGTTTCTATCCTGATTATCCTGTCCCTGCCCACCCTTTCCTTATCCGCTGACCTGAAGCGGATAGCGGCTCCCGCACGGATTACTGCCGTGACCGTTTACGCCGACCGGGCCCTTACCACCCGCAGTGCTACCCTTCCTCTCAAACCGGGCAGTTATCTGATCGCTTTCGAAAGTCTTCCCGTACTGATCCAGGATGATTCAGTCCGGGTGGAAGGCAAGGGAAGCGGCGGAGCAAACATTGTGGGGATGGAGGTCAAACGTGCCTTTCTGGAACAGAGCGGTGAAAAACGGGTGAAGGAGCTGGACGAGGAAATTCGTGCGCTGGAGCTGCGTTCCGGCGCCCTGGACGCGAAGAAGGCCGGCCTGTCATCACAAAAGGCGTTTATGGAATCAATCCGTGTTGCCTGGGGCGACCGTATCTCCAAGGAGCTGGCGATCGGACGTCCCACGGCGGCAGAACTGCTGGATGCCTCCAACTTTGTCGGTACGGGGGTTACCAGGGCTGAAGAACTGACCCGTGAGGTTGAGCTCGAAAAGAAAAACATCAGGGACAAGATAGACGCCCTGCGCCGTCAGCGGGATGAATCAACAGGTTCGCGCCGTAAAGAGGCCAAAAGTGTGGAGGTTATGGTGGAGATTGCCCGGGAAGGGAATCTGACCCTTGATCTCGCCACGGTTATTTCTCAAGCCGGTTGGCAGCCCTCCTACGATGTCCGTCTGTCCCCGGATGCCAAAACAGCCGAGTTGACCTTTCGGGCAATGGTGCGCCAGCAGACGGGAGAGGACTGGAAAAATATTGACCTGACCCTTTCCACCGCCCGCCCCGCTGCGGGAGGTGCGCCGCCCGAACTTTACCCCTGGCGCATATCATTTTTCCGGCCCCAGCCATCGCCGCCAGCGGCGATTATGATGGCGGCCCCGGCGGCGGCCGTCCGGGCCAGGAAGTCAGCCAGGATGCCGACGGAGAGCTTCAGGTCAGACGATGTGCTGGCCGAAGAGGCGGCGGACTTTGTTACCGCTCAGATAAGTGATGAGCAGTCCTCGGTCGCCTTTCACATCCCGCGGTCTCTGGATATCCCTGCCGATGGCGCCCGGCACGGCACGGTGGTTGCCATCGAGCAGCTTCCGGTCAACATGGAATACCTGGCCCTGCCGAAACTCGCTCCCTACGTGTTCCTCAAGTCGGAGATTGTGAATCGCGCCGCCTACCCGCTTCTGCCGGGCAAGGTCAATACCTTTACCGGCAACACCTACACCGGCAGTTCGCAACTGAAGAAGATCGCCGCGGGTGAAAAGTTTGACCTGTTCTTCGGCACAGACGATCAGGTGACGGTCAAGCGCGAAGAACTCAAGCAGCGCAAGGAAGCAGGCATGTTCAGTAAAAACCGCGTCAGTTACCGCTATCGCATTGAGCTCGGCAACTTCCGCAAGGAACCGCTGACGGTCACCCTGCGTGATCAACTGCCCGTCGCCGGCGACGAAGAGATCAAGGTTACGCTGGATGAGCCGTCCCTCAAGCCGGAGGAGATCAAAAGCGATGGCGCCGTGACTTGGAAGATGCCCCTGCAGGCGGGAGAGAAAAAGGAGCTGACCTTCGGAATTGTTGTGGAATATCCAAAGGATCGGGAAATAACCGGACTGTAA
- the trxB gene encoding thioredoxin-disulfide reductase: MPNNDDKLYDVVIIGGGPAGFTAGIYAARASLKVLLIEGTTTVSQITITDLIENYPGIPEGINGFDLMQLFRQQAEKFGLEITQRDVSALTKEQHNGRDLWRVTAGGEYLTMAVIVATGANWRKVGVPGEDVFAGKGVSYCATCDGPFYRNKEVIVIGGGDTAIQEAIFLTHFAAQVTVIHRRHRLRATKILQERAFANNKISFIWDSIVTEIGGQDFVQGVTIKNLQTGQESQLAADGVFVFVGLTPNTEMCRGQMEMDKSGYITVDARMQTSAPGIFAGGDCTGKLLRQVVTACGDGATAAFAAQLYVEDMKGEAY; encoded by the coding sequence ATGCCGAATAATGACGATAAATTATATGATGTGGTGATCATTGGTGGGGGGCCGGCCGGCTTTACGGCGGGCATATACGCCGCCCGGGCCAGCCTCAAAGTATTGCTGATCGAAGGGACAACGACGGTGAGTCAAATCACCATCACGGATCTGATAGAGAATTATCCGGGGATTCCGGAAGGCATCAATGGCTTCGATCTCATGCAGCTTTTTCGTCAGCAGGCGGAAAAGTTCGGCCTGGAAATAACGCAGCGCGATGTCAGCGCACTGACTAAGGAGCAGCACAACGGCCGGGATTTATGGAGAGTCACGGCCGGCGGCGAATACTTGACTATGGCGGTAATCGTCGCTACGGGAGCAAACTGGCGCAAGGTTGGCGTCCCGGGCGAAGATGTTTTTGCCGGCAAGGGTGTTTCCTACTGCGCCACCTGCGACGGTCCTTTTTACCGGAACAAAGAGGTGATCGTTATCGGCGGCGGAGATACTGCCATCCAGGAGGCGATCTTTCTCACGCACTTTGCGGCCCAGGTTACGGTTATTCACCGCCGCCATCGCCTGCGTGCGACAAAAATCCTGCAAGAACGGGCCTTTGCCAACAATAAAATTTCTTTCATTTGGGACAGCATTGTTACTGAAATCGGCGGCCAGGATTTTGTGCAAGGGGTAACAATCAAGAATCTCCAGACCGGTCAGGAAAGCCAACTTGCCGCGGATGGGGTGTTCGTTTTCGTGGGGTTGACTCCCAACACGGAGATGTGCCGCGGTCAGATGGAAATGGACAAAAGCGGCTACATCACCGTGGATGCCCGGATGCAAACTTCCGCCCCCGGAATTTTTGCGGGCGGCGACTGCACCGGCAAACTGCTCCGCCAGGTGGTCACCGCCTGCGGCGACGGGGCCACGGCCGCCTTTGCCGCCCAGCTTTACGTGGAAGACATGAAAGGGGAGGCCTACTAA
- the lgt gene encoding prolipoprotein diacylglyceryl transferase: MQDWISYWQLLPYHISPNILTIGAFQLRYYSLMYLVAFFVTYILVAYRLRKEDFKFSLETIQDFFLWGIFGLIIGARLGYVFFYNPGYYLHHPLEIIIPLNFSHGVRFVGISGMSYHGGALGIIIAALIFCHNRKINFWSLADLFCPTFPLGYTFGRVGNFINGELFGRVTNVPWGMFFPFAPSRELRHPSQLYEAFFEGIVLFVVLWVIRKWRPFAGFHLALYIIGYGLIRFFIEYYREPDAHLGFIWSILSMGQLLCVAMIITGLGIIVMRKTVEKQV, from the coding sequence ATGCAAGACTGGATCAGTTACTGGCAGCTCCTACCTTACCATATAAGTCCCAATATCTTGACAATCGGCGCTTTTCAACTACGCTATTACAGCCTGATGTATCTCGTCGCCTTCTTCGTGACCTACATCCTGGTGGCATACCGCCTGAGAAAAGAAGACTTCAAATTTTCTCTGGAAACGATCCAGGATTTTTTTCTCTGGGGTATATTCGGGCTCATTATCGGCGCCCGTCTCGGTTACGTATTTTTTTACAACCCCGGCTATTACCTGCATCATCCGCTGGAAATCATTATTCCGCTGAATTTCTCCCACGGTGTCCGCTTTGTGGGGATCAGCGGCATGTCCTATCACGGCGGCGCCCTGGGCATCATTATCGCCGCCCTGATCTTCTGCCATAACAGGAAGATTAATTTCTGGAGCCTGGCAGATCTTTTCTGCCCGACTTTTCCCCTGGGATACACTTTTGGCCGTGTCGGCAACTTCATCAACGGTGAGCTTTTCGGACGGGTAACCAACGTCCCGTGGGGCATGTTCTTCCCCTTCGCGCCGAGCCGGGAGCTGCGCCACCCGTCCCAGCTTTACGAGGCTTTTTTTGAGGGCATCGTTCTTTTTGTTGTCCTTTGGGTGATTAGAAAATGGAGACCGTTTGCCGGTTTCCATCTCGCCCTTTATATTATCGGCTATGGCCTGATCCGCTTTTTTATCGAGTATTACCGGGAACCGGACGCCCACCTGGGCTTTATCTGGAGTATCCTGAGCATGGGGCAACTGCTCTGCGTTGCCATGATCATCACGGGCCTGGGCATTATTGTCATGAGGAAAACCGTGGAGAAGCAGGTTTAA